One Rhea pennata isolate bPtePen1 chromosome 3, bPtePen1.pri, whole genome shotgun sequence DNA segment encodes these proteins:
- the EZR gene encoding ezrin — protein sequence MPKPINVRVVTMDAELEFAIQPNTTGKQLFDQVVKTVGLREVWYFGLQYVDNKGFQTWLKLDKKVSAQEIRKENPLQFRFRAKFFPEDVAEELIQDITQKLFFLQVKEGILSDEIYCPPETAVLLGSYAVQAKFGDYSKDVHKPGYLSSERLIPQRVMDQHKLSREQWEERIQVWHAEHSGMLKENAMLEYLKIAQDLEMYGINYFEIKNKKGTDLWLGVDALGLNIYEKDDKLTPKIGFPWSEIRNISFNDKKFVIKPIDKKAPDFVFYAPRLRINKRILQLCMGNHELYMRRRKPDTIEVQQMKAQAREEKHQKQMERQQLENEKKKRETIEREKEQMLREKEELLLRLQEYEVKTQKAEKELSDQIQRAVQLEEERRRAQMEAERLEADRLAALQAKEELERQAIDQIKSQEQLATELAEYTAKIALLEEARKRKESEVEEWQLRAKEAQDDLVKTKEELHLVMTAPPPPPPPIYEPVSYHVHDNLQDEGSEYSAYSAEFSSEGIRDDRNEEKRITEAEKNERVQRQLRTLTDELAQARDENKRTHNDIIHSENMRQGRDKYKTLRQIRQGNTKQRIDEFEAM from the exons GTAGTTAAAACAGTAGGCTTGCGAGAAGTATGGTACTTTGGTCTTCAGTACGTGGACAACAAAGGATTCCAGACTTGGCTGAAGCTAGATAAAAAG GTTTCTGCTCAGGAAATCCGAAAGGAGAACCCCCTTCAGTTCAGATTCCGTGCCAAGTTCTTTCCAGAGGATGTGGCCGAAGAGCTGATCCAGGACATCACGCAGAAGCTCTTCTTTCTGCAGGTGAAGGAGGGGATCCTCAGCGATGAGATCTACTGTCCTCCTGAAACAGCAGTTCTCCTTGGTTCCTATGCTGTGCAGGCCAAATTTGGAGACTACAGCAAAGATGTGCACAAGCCTGGATACCTTAGTTCAGAGCGTCTGATCCCCCAAAG GGTGATGGACCAGCACAAACTCTCCAGAGAGCAGTGGGAAGAGCGGATCCAAGTTTGGCATGctgaacacagcggcatgcTCAA AGAGAATGCCATGCTGGAATACCTGAAGATTGCTCAAGACCTGGAGATGTATGGAATCAACTACTTTGaaatcaagaataaaaaaggaactgaCCTCTGGCTGGGGGTCGATGCCCTGGGGCTCAACATCTATGAAAAGGATGATAA gTTGACACCAAAGATTGGTTTCCCCTGGAGTGAAATCAGAAACATCTCTTTCAATGACAAGAAGTTTGTTATAAAACCTATTGACAAGAAGGCGCCT GATTTTGTGTTTTATGCCCCTCGTCTGAGAATAAACAAGAGgatcctgcagctctgcatggGCAACCATGAGCTGTATATGCGGCGCAGGAAGCCTGACACCATTGAGGTGCAACAGATGAAAGCACAGGCCCGGGAGGAGAAGCACCAGAAGCAAATGGAAAG GCAACagctagaaaatgaaaagaagaagaggGAGACAAttgagagggagaaagagcaaatgctgagggagaaggaggagctgctgttgAGGTTACAAGAGTATGAGGTGAAGactcagaaagcagagaaag AGCTCTCAGATCAGATCCAAAGAGCTGTtcagctggaggaggagaggagacgaGCCCAGATGGAAGCAGAACGTTTGGAAGCTGATCGTTtggctgctctccaagccaAGGAAGAGCTGGAGAGACAAGCTATTGACCAGATAAAGAGCCAGGAACAGCTG GCTACGGAGCTTGCAGAGTATACAGCTAAGATTGCCCTTCTTGAAGAGGCAAGGAAGCGTAAAGAGAGTGAGGTTGAAGAGTGGCAACTCAGA gcTAAGGAAGCCCAGGATGATCTGGTAAAGACAAAGGAGGAGCTACACTTGGTAATGACTGCTCCACCTCCACCACCGCCGCCCATCTATGAGCCTGTGAGCTACCATGTCCATGATAATTTACAAGATGAAGGCTCTGAGTACTCTGCCTACAGTGCAGAGTTCTCCAGTGAGGGGATCAGGGATGACCGCAACGAGGAGAAACGTATTACTGAGGCAGAGAAGAATGAACGTGTACAGAGGCAATTGAGG ACGCTGACAGATGAGCTGGCCCAGGCTAGAGATGAAAACAAGAGGACCCACAATGATATTATCCACTCAGAGAACATGCGACAGGGACGTGACAAGTACAAGACACTGCGGCAGATCCGGCAAGGCAACACCAAGCAGAGAATTGATGAGTTTGAGGCCATGTAA